The DNA sequence GGAGAATGTGTGAGGACACTGGACCTGCAGTCTATAGTATATCTTTGTAGTGATTGTAGACAGAACGCAAATTCAGAAACCCACATGTGCCTCTGTCATCTAGGAGTATCTGGCCACACCCAAGTGAGGTTCTGTGGGTTCCTGTTTCAGGAGTGATTAAAATGATTGCGTGCATAACCAGACAGAATGCATCTCCTCAGTGAAGGGTTCAAAACAGATTTCTCAATATTGTCATGTGGCAATGCTTTGTCTGAGAGAAACCTATGAAATATACATGGGGGGAAACACTTCAAGCACTTATACTGCAAAAGTGTCTTGACAAATGATTTACAATGCTTAATGTGTAATAGCCACATCATTTTAAAGTGATCTTTTTATATAACATATCTTCATCcattttttgtttagtttttgaaAAGCTTTTTCAGTCTGAACTCTGGGAGAGAGCACTGTTGTGATATTAGCAAAGTTGCCGGTCATCTGTGAATGAGTCATTTCCCTttcctcttgtttgtttatcagtTTCTATACACAATTTAAGCGTGTTCATGCCCTCTGTTTCTATCCTTCAGGTAAACTTTCCGGATGTTGAGAAGGTTGAATGGCTGAATAAGGTAAAACATCAGCAAGttcctctttttcttcatcATTTTATTGTACAACTGTCCATATTCCCTCAAGCCCAGCAAACACACTCCGTTCAACAGCCCAGCTGTTGTGTTGATTGACACTTAGTGTGTGCTCGCTGATAAGTACTGTTGCTACCTTAGTGGAAAAAAGGCCACACCCCCACCATTGTGGCCACTCTATCTGTACTGCAGAGGGGAGGCCCGGTGCCAGACAGCCCACTCAACATTTCCATTTCATTGCAGCCTCACAGGAAAGGGGAGGAGCCACATAGCTCTCCAAACTAAAAAGAAACCCTGCAGCCCCACCCCCATCTCCTTCTAGCTCTTCTAGCCTAGAGAAAGGCCTCTAATACagacataaagaaataaaaagcattCAAGATAGCAGGATCACAAGACATAAGCATTAGAAAGCAGACAAAGCAGAGGTTTGAGACTGCTTACTGGAGGGGAGGTCAGCAGATTGCTTTACTGCTCAGGCTTCATGCGCCATAAGAGCAGGCAGCTGATGACTCATTCTCCACTTATGCCAGACTCTAACCAActgtggggtttttgttttttcacaaagTCAGAGGCACGCAAGCAAACTGTGCTCTGTTTTTAGATTCTTTCTCATTGACAATAGACTGAAGACTGCACAGGTTTACATAGCGGTATTAATATTGTGCAGAAAGAACCACATCTAGACCACAGATGTCATACAGCATGTTGTGACCCCAAACAAGAACACTAACAGCTGAGGAGGTTTAGTACACTCCAGCTGTCTCTGTCATTCTTTCTGGTATTTCAAACAGAAGGCAAAAGTTTACTTGAAGCAGTCCTCTCTGTTATGTTTATGAAAGATAAAAACATCGTATTAAAGCATGTGCTTGATATCCTGGCCAGGTCCTGCAGCAGGTGTGGCCCTTTGTCGGCCAGTACCTCGAGAAGCTGCTGGTAGAAACCATCGCTCCTTCTATCCGAGCCTCAAGCAGCCACCTCCAGACCCTCAGCTTTACCAAGGTGGACATGGGGGACAAGGTGATGACACTGAGAGTTTACACAATGCTATGGATTTGCAGCAAAGATCCACACAAGTGATGCATGATGGAGTTATACTGTTCAAACAAATGTGCTTTATGTTTGCTTTAGGCCATGAAGGTTGTAGGGATTAAggcacacacagaaaatgacaaGGGACAAGTCTTGCTGGATCTGTATATTAGGTGACTTTTTACCTTTTGCTTTTTACTCTCTCTTTATTGGAATGTTTCCAGGGTGCTCATATTGGTGACATTTTTGTGCTTATATTTTCAGCTACGTTGGCAACGTGGAGATCAATGTTGAAGTGAAACGGTACTTCTGCAAAGCTGGAGTCAAAGGCATACAGGTTTGTCTTCTCATCCAAGCTTAAAACTACTATGTGGTGACATTATTAGACAACCATTTCatgtaaagtttttaaatgcCAATCTAAAGATCCAGAATTCagtaaaatacaaagaaaatctgcttttctttatttagtGATAATTGgcctttctgtttctcttttgcTTCAGCTACACGGGATGATGCGAGTGATCCTTGAGCCTCTGATTGGAGATGTGCCCATTGTGGGTGCAGTCTCTATGTTTTTCATCCGTCGGCCTGTAGGTCAATTTATATTTACAATTCACCTCCATTAGTCCTTCTCTTGTTGCACCTTCCAACCCCCATTCCTGTCAATAACACGTGTCCTATTGTCTTGTATGCTATTGGTTTGCTATCAGTCCTTATAGATTGCTCTACACAGTTCCTTCTTATCTCTTCCCAGAAACTAGACATCAATTGGACTGGACTGACTAATTTGTTGGACATTCCTGGACTGAAGTGAGTCATGCTGAAAAACCTTGCTTTACACATTATTAATAACCATAGCCTTTAAAGGGAACCAAGTCTGCTTGTTTCCAACTCCATGTTTCCAACACCGTGTACACTATTCAAGAAGCTTTGCATGATCATGATTCACAGTTAAAAATAATCCCTACTCATCCTATGCAGTGATTTTGTAAAGCCCCACAGTTTAGCTATACCTCCCTTCCCTTCTGCAAATTCAAGGCAAATTTCTCCTAGTTGAATGCCCTTCATAAACAGACAAGTGGACGAGGTTTCTCTCTGCTTGCAAGAGATGAACATTTTAGTGATGTGAGCTTGACATCATACAGAACCAAGATCCTGATCAAGATCGTTTGGCTCAGAGGAATTACCTGTACATAGGCTGACTTCATTGTTTGAAACTTCTGTCATATTTAAATGTGCATGCAACATTAACAGTATATTTATAAGAGAAACTAAAGAAAGTACAATATTTTCCCTTTAAAAATGTCGTTTCAATAATTTACTTTTATtgtacaatgaaaattaaatgatTTTTAGTGCTGCCACTGAAATATTACTCTGTTCTATGTTTAAGTGTCATGTCAGACAGCATGATTATGGATGCTATCGCCTCCTTCTTGGTGCTGCCCAACCGCCTGGTTGTCCCGTTGGTTCCTGGCCTGCATGTGGCCCAGCTACGCTCTCCTTTGCCCAGGGTAAGGCCTGAATATTCATCTGCATATTCAGACTACAATTGTACTTCAAGCTTTAAAACACTAGTATATGaacctcttttcctctctcagGGTGTTGTACGCATCCACCTACTGGAGGCACAGAAACTAGCAGCCAAGGACAACTATGTGAAAGGGGTCATGGCAGGCTTGTCTGACCCCTATGCCATATTAAGGGTGGGACCTCAGACCTTCACCTCCAAACACATTGACAACACAGACGCCCCCAAGTGGGGAGAGATGTATGAGGTGAGGagaaaggttttttgttttctttgtaaacCATCAGCACGTAAAGGTCTTGGAAAATATTGTCTTTCACACATCATTTCACTTTGTTCTGTATTTGAGGGTTTCTGCTGATATATCAGTCACTGGCattgttcattttcattcatgAGGCTGCAGACAGCTTCCATACAAGCCCCTTTGTCAGTCGTCATGTCCTTATGTGTGTTCCGTACATCAGGTTATTGTCCATGAAGTACCTGGTCAAGAGTTGGAAGTTGAGGTATATGACAAAGACCCAGACAAGGATGATTTCTTGGGCAGGTACATATGCATAATTCATGTCCTGGTTGAATCTCATGTTGTCACCTTTCATTTGTCACCTGCATGAACAGTGGGGAAAAGTACTTCGAATGTACAGAGTCTCCTTTCTGTTCTGTTGATCATTGAAATTGCACTACTGTATTTTGTCTTTAATCCTTCTTGTCTTGCACTCCTCCTCCCTATAGGACCAAATTGGATTTGGGCATTGTGAAGAAATCCATAGTTGTCGATGATGTAAGTgagcagttttcttttttatctttgcCACACTGAggatgatttttttaatcataagaCGGTGAAAGTATGTCTGAATGTGTCTTCCCAGTGGTTCACTCTGAAGGACACAGATTCTGGACGGGTTCACTTCAGGCTAGAGTGGTTGAGTTTGCTGCCAAGCACTGATCAACTAGAGCAGGTCTGAGTGTCTAATTTTCACTGATGATCAGCTTTTTGTGTGTCATCGAGGAGACTCGTGTTTGTTGTCAAACAATTACACTAAAAGAAATGTTGTAAAATCATCATCTAGGTCCTGAAGAGGAACGAGAGCATCACCAACAAGAATGCTGATCTCCCTTCTTCAGCCATCTTGGTTATCTATTTGGATAAGGCTGAAGCGCTTCCTGTGAGTCAAATAAGTGTGCCTTCCGTGCCCACATTCGTGCACAGCTCAGAGCTGCTTCCTGTGTGTGGTTAAACTAACTGAGCTGTAACTGCTATTTGTTTCGCATTCCACAAGTTTGTTGCCTTGGCCTCAAACCCAGTTGATTCTGTTCCACTGTTGATGAATATGGGTAACTCCATCCAAAACTGTTACACACTTTTCAGACTCTTCTAATTTGAtcatatattaaaaaagaaaaacaaaagttaaagaaACTTTGGAAGAAAACCCCCATCTTAcggtattgtttttttctctttgcaaaCTTAGACTTCCTGATTGTGCCATGCAGCACGGTGCTTCATTTCAGTTATTTGTGCTGTTGCTATGGTAGCCATGCACACACTTTCATTGTGACCGACCTCATGTTCTTATAATAGTAGATAAATCTATTTGTTGTGCTGCTCTTGGTTACAAAATGTCAGTGTCTTACTCTGTATTCATATCTGTCTGCAACTGTGTATGTTTTAGATGAAGAAGGGAAATAAAGAGCCCAATCCCATGGTGCAGTTATCTGTGAAGGACGTCACTAGAGAGAGCAAGGTACATCTCCTGGGAAAGCCATTTAAAATTCTCttgatatgttttgtttatttttttgtcatatgCACATTTTTCCGTCTTCTCTTTAGACTTGTTACACAACCATTAATCCACAGTTTGAAGAAGCTTTTACCTTCTTCATCCACGATCCTCGCAACCAGGACATAGACATTCAGGTAGTAGATGATGAGATTATGTACCATTTACTATGCAATAAAACTCATCTTTGATAATCTGACGGGTGATGGTGTTGAACTGTCTTTTCTTCATTAGGTGAAGGATGCTGACCGTGTGCAGACGCTGGGAAACCTGACCATCCCGTTGTCCCGTCTCTTATCAAATTCCAATCTTTCTCTGGACCAATGGTTCCAGTTGGAAAACTCTGGATCAGCCAGTCGCATCTACTTCAATGCGATTCTCAGGGTATATGGGACTAAGACCTATGGTCCTGCACAGTTATAATGTCTAATAAACACACTAACAAAAAAAGTGGAGTGTAGGAAGTGATTAATTCCAAATTCAATTAAGAATTTTTGTCTTTCTGCTTCTCCTTTTTCCCATTTCACCAAAGGTCCTGTGGTTAGATGAAGAGCGCATTCCATCTGATGTGTCCTCCAGCTTATCCCAACAGCTCCCACAGCAGACCTCTCCCCATCCTAGCTTCGCTACAGAGGTAATACAGGACACaccagtttttgtttgtttttttttacttgataGTTCTTAGGATCTTGGTAGTagtagttttattattattttaaaatttaaaatgcaaattttaTTTCAGGGACTGCTGAGAATTCACCTGTTGGCAGGTCAGAATCTTGTTCCGAAAGATAACCTGATGGGAGGCATGGTGAAAGGCAAGAGTGACCCCTATGCCAAGATCAGCATTGGGGGTGAAACATTCACAAGCGAAGTTATCAAAGGCAATCTTAACCCCACCTGGAATGAGATGTATGAGGTAAGAAACTGTAAAATTGCGGTGACATTTTAAAGCATGATCTGCGCTTATGTGTGAAAGTAAGTAAGGAATTTGATTTCAAGATAAGTCCTTTACTGTCATaatcagctgtgtgcaggcaggaattggacccaaacgcaaactcaccAGAACGGGGACTTAACTCAAAATATAGCTTTATTAACAGAACGGGAAAGAGCGGATACAGAAACCAGTACAAagctaaactgggaaaactaaactcACGGGGAAAGTCACACAGCTaagagggagaacgcgacaaagaactgagggagacgcggacataaatacacagaaggataacgagggacATGGGAAAACactgggaacacagctgacacagataatcataaggagacagggcaggagcaaacacaacatgacgTATACTGAcgagagactgtcaaagtaaaacaggaagtacacagaggcGCAGacaggagggggagagagaacatggggagagcacagacataacgggctggggaaaacatggaataaaacacaaggcaTGGGGACTCACAGATACGTGGAGGGGGACACAGGGGGTACAGACACGAGTGGAAATCtagtaaactaaactaaacaaccTAGGAACCATGGAATgactaaagaacaaaatacaaaaacataagaaaactaagaacactgggtcaaaatgacccaggaccatgacactttacatcaaataaaaccaacaaacaagaaaatagagaattggacaaaataaaatgaaattaaatctaATTGCGAGTTTAAATAGATGAGTCTTCACCTGCTTTTTGATTGAGTACACTGAGTTTATTTAGTTGCAGTGTAATTAGTTGAAGAGGGTCCTTTGAGATGTTTAACTTGGTTTGCCCCTCAGGTGATTTTAACCCAGCTTCCAGGCCAGGACCTGCATGTGGAGGTCTTTGATAAAGACATGGACATGAAGGATGACTTCATGGGCAGGTAACTACATTTAAATCAAGCATCATATATGCTTATTAGCATCTACACGATCTATTCTAATCTTGTATGTGTTGACATGCAGGCTGAAGATCAGTCTAAAGGACCTCATTGATGCTCAATACACTGATCAGGTGGGCATGTGCTGAAGTGTTAGTTTTTAGGAATGTGGTTAGCCAGCTACATAGAGTTTTAGTATTTTTCAGGTACAGACAGAGAGGAAATTTCAGAAAAATTGaattttttctctaaaattACTTAATTGAAGATAGTTCAGACATAAtgatttctctttgtttttcagtggtACACGCTCAGTGATGTGAAGTCTGGTCGTGTACACCTGATACTGGAATGGGTTCCAACAGCTTCAGAGTCAGACAGATTGGACCAGGTCAGTAATATCGAAGCAAACCACGGATTAATGAACACCCTGTGCTGAGCTTTATTTATATTCTGCGGTTGCTTCCTGCATCTGTAGGTTCTTCAGTTCTATTCCCAACAGTCCTACAAGAACAAGGCAGTTCCCTCGGCAGgcctgctgtttgtgtttgtcgAGCAGGCAGATGGATTGTCAGTAAGTCTTTTAATACTGCTTTGTAGGACAGACTGTAGAACTAGGAGCTGACCTTTGGACTCCAAATAAATATTACTGACTGTTGTCTCTTCCTGCAGGTGAAGAAAAGTGGAAAAGATCCAAAAGTAGGAGCAGAGTTAACTCTTGGAGCAAAGTCTCGAAAAACTACAGTAAGACTCCAGCCCTCATCCTGATACTTCTGCTTCTCTTTCAGTACTACGATTGGCAAAGTACTCTATGGATTGACTCTTTTGTCTCGTCTTAAGGTGTGTGATCGTACAACATCACCTCAGTGGAATGAAGCATTCTGCTTCCTGGTTCGTGACCCCAGAGAGGCTATTCTTCTTGTTAAGGTAAGATGGCTTCGGTGTATTATAAAACTTATCCTCATGTAAACAGATCTGTCATATAGAAGTTGTTAATACCAAATATTGTGTTTGTCCAGCTCTCCCACAGCTGGACCTTACCCATGGGCTCTGTGGTTATTCCTGTTCGAGAGCTGCTCTCTGAACCAGAGCTGGTCCTGGACCAGTGGTTCCATCTGGATGGAGCCTCACCTGAGAGCCAGATTCTTTTGAGAGCTGAACTCAAGGTATGTCAGTCTTTGTCTCTCTCAGTTTTTCAGTTCaactttttttggttgtttgtttttggttttttgttatCTTCTAAATCAAGCATAGTTGTAGTTTAAGTGAGTCAGAGCATCAAGCGCAGCTTCAATTCCAACATATCAGTTGATCTCAGTGCCAGTCCACAGTTTCTGAGGGCTCAGCTGGCACCTTTCTACACGTCCAACTGGAAAACCTCATATAGGGCACACTATATGAGCCGCTTTAGTTGCTGAACccctgcaagctgctttgcaacccacctttACTCCAGCTCCTCCTATCCTGCTTTGTGTGTCATGTCGGTGTCATAGCTGTTGTCACTGTTGCCTGCTCTGTATTCTTGCTATTATTCTTGCTGTTGCGCCCTCTGCCCATGGctttccatgtttgcatagtgCAGCAAAGGAGGTGGTAGAACAAAAATTCTCTTTAATTCTCTCTATAATTTCCTCTTTTGCtcactttttgttctttttctaatTTGTTTTTGCAACGGGTGTAATGACTATGTAATAAATAACATAGTTAATTTAGAACAATGTCCATTTAACTACAGATGCTGATTCCAAGCAAATGCCCTGTTACCGCTGATAAAGCTAAGGTGACTGCGGTGTCAGATCCTTCTCCTGCTAAGCAGAAACAGGAGACAGAAAAAACGCTCAAGTAAGATTATTTATTCAGTAAAGTCTATTTCTGTTTAGCCACCAGATTTCCCTCTTAAACTTGGCTGATTTCTAATCGCTGTGTTTTTAGGTCGAGCTCAGTAGACACTCCTCCTGTGGAGACTATTGTCTCTTCAGTGACTTCACATGAAGATGCCGATGCCAAAAAAAAGGCAGCTGATTCGATTCAAGATGAGACTGAAGAAGAATCACCAAGTCCTGCCATAACACAGCCCCCTCATACTTCCCCAGACATCAGCTTTGCCAGTGAGGTAACATCACAACACACTGATCTACAGAAGCAGATACGAGAAGCAGGGCACGACAAAATCCTGTTTGTTAAAAAGCCGCATGGATGAAAATATCCCTCCCTGTAGGGTCTGCTGAGGATCATCCTGCTGGAGGCCCAGAGTCTTGTTGCCAAAGATAAAGTGTTGGGTATGGCAAAAGGCAAGAGTGACCCTTACGCTAAGATCAGTGTCGGTGAATTCAGTTTTAAGAGCAACGTGATCAAGGAAAACCTCAACCCGGTCTGGAATGAGATGTATGAGGTGTGTATGAGGGGCTGCATAAAATCAGAAGGCCTGTTGCCACCTAACATCTGTGACTTTGACTAAACTTGTTTGTGTTCTTTAAGGTGGTTTTGAGGCCTCAGTCAGGACAGGAAATGCAAGTGGAGCTGTATGATAAAGACATGGACAAAGATGACTTCCTGGGCAGGTAGGGGCTAATGTCGAGGTCTATACTTGTTCAGAACTGAGTCAGAGGAACCAGATCACACAAAGATAACTACCTGAGCATAGCAGTTGGTAAACAAGTGTGTATACTGGCAAAAAAAACAGTGTCAGTCGACCATGAGATGATGTTTATCACAGTAcactagtaaaaaaaaaaacagtgtttctAAATTCAGAATCGCTGAAACAGGACTTGTGCATAATGTGCATAATCTTCTTTGTTGACTAGATTCAAAATCAGCTTGGCAGACATAATCAGCTCCCAATACTTAGACCAGGTgggtattttatatattttcttaCTAAATCTGTGTACGCCTTGTGCATTTATAAACTGTAATCCAATGTTTGAGCACCTCTGTTTCAGTGGTACACCTTGAATGATGTAAAGTCTGGGCGTGTCCGTCTGATCCTGGAGTGGGTTTCAACAGTGTCCCATAATAACACCCTAGACCAAGTTAGTGCATGTTTCTGTACACAAACAAAATGCTCCTTCTTTGATTCACTGTGCACATCGGTGCTGAGTCactaatgtattttttatttgattctcTGCTGCAGGTAATGCATCTGCTGTCTCTGCAGTCTTACCAGAACAAGGCCGTTCCCTGTGCAGCACTCCTCTTTGTTTATGTGGACAGAGCGCACTCATTGCCTGTGAGCCGCTTGTAATTTTGTACAGTGAAAATCATTATGATAGACAGTTTGATTATGAGTTCGCTTATGCACATAAAGTGAAAAATTGCCACTTTTAACTAGTAACCCTTtactaaaaaggaaaaactgattaaaaactaACGAATGACAATCATTGTTGGATTTTATGATGTTTCAgaaatgttttatattgtatAAGAAAGTGTTGGATGTCATAATTACGGAGAATAATGTCTGCTGGG is a window from the Pelmatolapia mariae isolate MD_Pm_ZW linkage group LG5, Pm_UMD_F_2, whole genome shotgun sequence genome containing:
- the esyt1b gene encoding extended synaptotagmin-1, with protein sequence MQSDKPEPSESKGAECPSTGDREKKAMSNVEAETDKPKGISAVAVLWTFGKCLGALLPVYLAGYYRVSTSLLVFGMMIYTGWKHAREAKETRLKSAMQLLDNEQEYTSTRVSKIKRDLPAWVNFPDVEKVEWLNKVLQQVWPFVGQYLEKLLVETIAPSIRASSSHLQTLSFTKVDMGDKAMKVVGIKAHTENDKGQVLLDLYISYVGNVEINVEVKRYFCKAGVKGIQLHGMMRVILEPLIGDVPIVGAVSMFFIRRPKLDINWTGLTNLLDIPGLNVMSDSMIMDAIASFLVLPNRLVVPLVPGLHVAQLRSPLPRGVVRIHLLEAQKLAAKDNYVKGVMAGLSDPYAILRVGPQTFTSKHIDNTDAPKWGEMYEVIVHEVPGQELEVEVYDKDPDKDDFLGRTKLDLGIVKKSIVVDDWFTLKDTDSGRVHFRLEWLSLLPSTDQLEQVLKRNESITNKNADLPSSAILVIYLDKAEALPMKKGNKEPNPMVQLSVKDVTRESKTCYTTINPQFEEAFTFFIHDPRNQDIDIQVKDADRVQTLGNLTIPLSRLLSNSNLSLDQWFQLENSGSASRIYFNAILRVLWLDEERIPSDVSSSLSQQLPQQTSPHPSFATEGLLRIHLLAGQNLVPKDNLMGGMVKGKSDPYAKISIGGETFTSEVIKGNLNPTWNEMYEVILTQLPGQDLHVEVFDKDMDMKDDFMGRLKISLKDLIDAQYTDQWYTLSDVKSGRVHLILEWVPTASESDRLDQVLQFYSQQSYKNKAVPSAGLLFVFVEQADGLSVKKSGKDPKVGAELTLGAKSRKTTVCDRTTSPQWNEAFCFLVRDPREAILLVKLSHSWTLPMGSVVIPVRELLSEPELVLDQWFHLDGASPESQILLRAELKMLIPSKCPVTADKAKVTAVSDPSPAKQKQETEKTLKSSSVDTPPVETIVSSVTSHEDADAKKKAADSIQDETEEESPSPAITQPPHTSPDISFASEGLLRIILLEAQSLVAKDKVLGMAKGKSDPYAKISVGEFSFKSNVIKENLNPVWNEMYEVVLRPQSGQEMQVELYDKDMDKDDFLGRFKISLADIISSQYLDQWYTLNDVKSGRVRLILEWVSTVSHNNTLDQVMHLLSLQSYQNKAVPCAALLFVYVDRAHSLPFKKSGKEPKAGAELVFGNTVSKTKVCDRTRAPQWNEAFCFEVHNPKEEMLIIKLSSAWDQPMGSLVVPVRQLLSEPQLVLDQWMPLDGALPESEILLRAELKILNSRMAEVPRPTVTTVKKEDTSTHTEKASAAAGKEEKSSEMPMHKSVAVSNHPKEPEANPATATEMAPHVEPAHDPSPAAALVDKPADAEEHRTQPHKADRGDFEPQKKQTEGLGNLAHATVTGLPTDTKKPEVVPEIPKPAQVLPPHTTPSQGFAQEGLLRVHLLEAQNLVAKDNLMGGMVKGKSDPYVKINVGEVTFKSHVIKENLNPTWNEMYEVVVNGHSIQEIKFEAFDKDIDSDDFLGRFSIKLNEVIRSQYTDQWYTLKDVKTGQVHLILEWVPAVSNTARLEQVLQLQSLQTFKNKSVPAAALLFVHIDRAHSLSLKKSGKEPKAGAELVLGETAYKTKLCDRSTSPQWNQSFYFVVHDPKHDMLVVKLSSGWDQPMGSLVIPVKNLLAEPQLVQDQWFHLDGASPESQILLRAELKILASKMTDLIGAGTLPCAASGCGSGNGQVKLSLSYASQERKLIVIVHACRGLLSQHKDGVDSYVSLMLLPDKSKATKKKTGVKKRDLNPEFNERFEYDLPKDEIRFRRLSVSVKNNSSSFRSRDVIGQVQLELAEVNLVSGVTEWFTLKDEAE